One Gammaproteobacteria bacterium genomic window, ACACCGGCCACGTGGCTTACCTTGAGGAGGCCAAGTCGCTGGGTCAGCGGCTGGTAGTCGCGGTAAACGACGATGAGTCTGTCAGGCGCCTGAAGGGGGCCGGACGACCGGTAGTGCCACTGGATGACCGCATGGCGGTGCTGGCCGGACTGTCTGCGGTCGACTGGGTTGTGCCGTTTACCACCGACACGCCGGAACAGCTGATTTGCCAGGTGCTGCCCGACGTGCTGGTCAAAGGCGGCGACTACGAGCCGGACCAGATTGCCGGCGCCGATTGCGTGCGGCGCGCCGGTGGCAGCGTCGAAGTCCTGAGCTTTCGCGCCGGGCGTTCGACATCGTCCATCATCGACCGCATTCGAAACAGCTGATTTGCCGCGTCTCGCTTACGTATTGCTGTCGTACCTGCTGGCACCTTTCGTTGCCGGCTTTCTTTTCGTTCGCGGTTTTCGCAATCCGGCCTACTGGGAGCGATTCGGCGAGCGTTTCGGATTTTCCAGCAGCGGGCCGGGCCGGCCAAGCATCTGGGTGCATGCGGTCTCGGTAGGCGAAGTGCAGGCTGCGGTGCCGCTGGTGCGCCAGCTGATGCACAACTACCCGGATATCCCGCTGGTCATCACTACAGTAACGCCGACCGGCGCCGGGCGGGTGCGCGATATTTTTGGTGACAGCGTCTGCCACCTGTATGCCCCGTATGACTTGCCGGGAGCGGTGCGCCGGTTTTTCGATCGCGCAATACCGCAGCTGGCAATTATTATTGAAACCGAGCTATGGCCGAATCTGTACCACGAGTGCGGTCAACGCAATGTGCCGCTGGTGCTGGCCAGCGCTCGCATCTCACCATTGTCCGTTTCCAAGTACCGGCGTTTCGTCAGCCTGTTTCGCGAGGCGTTGTCGCATGGCATTGTCATCGCCGCGCAAAGCGACAGCGATGCTGAAAGATTTCGCACGCTCGGCGCAAACCCTGCTCGAACTCACGTAACCGGCAACATAAAGTTTGACTTCGAGCCGGCCGGTGACCTGCAGAGCCGCGGCACGGCGCTGCGCAATGAGCATGCAGCCGGCCGGCCGGTGTGGGTTGCCGGAAGTACCCACGAGGGTGAAGAGGAGCAGGTGCTCGAAGCGCTGCAGATCGTGCGGCAGAAGTTTCCTGATTTATTGCTGATGCTGGTGCCACGCCACCCGGAGCGGTTCAACGCGGTGGCGACGCTGCTGCAGGAACGCGGCTGGAGCGTGGTCAAACGCAGCAGTGGCGACCGCTGCTCGCCGACCACAGATGTTTTCCTGGTCGACACGCTCGGCGAGTTGACCATGATTTATGCAGCGTCTGATTTCGCTTTTGTCGGCGGCAGCCTGGTGCCTGTGGGCGGGCACAACCTGCTGGAGCCGGCAGCGCTTGGCCGCCCGATCCTGATAGGTCCGCACACCTTCAATGCCGAGGACATCGCCGAAATGTTTATCGACGCTGACGCGGCGATGCGTGTCAACGATGCGCATGACCTGGCGTTTCACCTGGAGCGCTGGCTCGGAGATGCCGAAATTCCTGCAGCCTATGGCAGCCGCGGATTGCTACTGTTACAGCAGAATCGCGGCGCGTTACAGCGATTGCTGTCGCTTATCGACCCGTTATTGCCACGACGGCCGGCTAGTTGAGCCAGCCGTTGACCTGGGCCAGGTCAGCATTGCTCAGAATACCAGCAGCCTGCTTGAGGCGAATCAGGTTGATGATGTAGTCGTAACGACTGCGCTCGAGGTTGGTGCGGGCAGACAGCAGGTCGCGGCGCGCATTGAGTACGTCTACCGTCGTCCGTGTGCCCACTTCGAAGCCGGCTTCAGTGGCCTGCAGGGCAGTTTCCGCCGAAGCCAGCGCCTGCTCGAATGCCCGAATCGTTGAAATATCCGATTCAACACTGAGGTAAGCATCGCGAGTCTCGCGCTCGGTTTCGCGTGCGACGCGTTCCAGTCGTTCGCGAGCTGCACGGTGCTCGAACACGCGCTGGCGCACGAGTGACGAGGTGCGGCCACCGCTATAGATCGGAATGTTCAGCTGCAGCTGTACTGAGTCGCTGGAAATATCGCTGGCAATGTCGTCGAGGCCGCCCGCCATGAGATTGAGCCGGCTGCCGTCCGAATCGAATTCATTTTTGTTGACGACCAGGTCCAGGGTTGGCAGATGGTCAGCGCGCTGCACGCCAACCGCATCCTTGGCAATTTGTACACCAAGACGACTGGAAACCAATGACAGGTTCTGCTCCAGAGCGCGTTCGACCCAGGCATCTTCGCTGGCAGGGTCCGGCTTGACCAACGGCAGTGAGGTATCGGGGTTTTCCAGATCCTGCACTATGGCGCCGGTCAGCTCACGGAGGTTTTCCCGTGCCGTGCGCAACACACGTTTGGCAAGTATTTCCGCGGCCACGGCCTGATCGAAAGCAGCGCGTGACTCCTGTACGTCGGTAATTGCGATAAGGCCGACTTCAAAGCGCGTCTCGGACTGCTCGAGCTGTCGCGCTATGGCTTCCTTGTCGGCCTGGGCCGATTCGAGCCCGTCGCGCGCAGCCAGCACGTCGAAGTAGCGCGTTGCCACCCGCAGCATCAGGCTTTGCTGCGCGCTGCTGTAATCCACTTCCGCCTGGGCGACGATCTTGTCGGCCTGGCGCAGGCTCAGCCACTGGTCCCAGCGAAACAGCGTCTGGGTCAGCTGAACGGAAAGCGAAGTCTGGTCGTCGTCGTTGTTGATCGGGATCTCGAAAAAACCGTCGGCGCCAAACTGGGCGCTGGTTCCGTCCGATCCCTGGTCAGTCCGGGTGGCATTGAAGCCGAGTTGTGGCAACAGGGCCGAGCGTGCCTGCGGCCGTGCCTCCATTGCGGCCAGTTTTACCGCATCGGCCTCGCGCAACAGCGGGTCGCTTTGCAGAGCCAGCTTGTAGACTTCCAGCAGGTCGGCGCTGTGGGCTGGAGAGCTCAGCAGGCCAACGAGGATCAATACAGTGAGCCGGAATAATTTCATGACGGCGTCCTTGGGTTTTTGCAGTGCAACAGCAGCAAGGCTGCTAGTGATTTAGTGTTATAGCTAACTATAACAGTTAATGCCACAGTTGGCGACTCAGTAGATGGGCACCGAGGCGTCGATCTCATTCGACCATGCGGTGATCCCGCCACAAAGATTGAAGACACCGTCAAGGCCCGACTGGTTCAGGAATCGTGTGATAATCGCGCTGCGCTTGCCACTGTGGCACATCACCACCAGGTCCCTGTTGCCGCGGCTGGCGCGCAGCTCGTCGAGTCGCTCGGGAACGTCATTCATCGGAATACACAGCGCGCCGTCGACGGCCGCGGTTTCGATTTCCCAGGGCTCGCGAACATCCAGCAGCAGCACTTCGTCGCGCGGCAGCCGTGCGGCCAGCTGCTGGACGGTGATCTGGCTGATTTCCATCAGAAATCGAACCGCGCCGGCGCGTTGAAGCCATGCAAAGCAGGCAGGACGGTCTCGAACAGGCTCTCGCGCAGCCAGGTGTCCGGGCCGGTGCGGGTGATCAGCAGTGCCTCCATGACCGGCGCCTCGCCGACGATGACAAAAAGCCGTCCACCTGCCCGCAGCGCCTCGGCAAAGCGTTTCACGTAGACCGGCGTGGAGCCGGTAACCGCGATGACATCGTACTTGTCACTGGCACTGAGCTCCGCGGCGTCTGCCACTTCGGTACGCACACCGGTGATGCCAAGCTCGCTATGGATCGTGGTGGCATGCTCGAGCAGTTCCGCGTGGATATCGATGCTGGTCACGCGGGCGCCCAGCGCCGCGAGGCATGCCGATGAAAAACCGCTGCCAGTGCCGATGTCGAGTGCTGTATCGCCGTCTTCGACTGACAGGGCCTGCAGCATGCGGCCCTCGACATTGGGTTTCATCATTACCTGTCCGGCAGGCAGCGGGACCATGATGTCGGCGAATGCCAGTCGGCGATAACCCGGGGGCACAAAATTTTCGCGTGGTACCGCCGACATTACCTCCAGGACGCGCGGGTCGAGCACTTCCCAGCCGCGAACCTGCTGTTCGATCATCTGCTCACGGGCGTGCTGAATATCCATAATGCTCTCTGTAAGCGGCTGGCGCCGGGAAGGTTACGCAGTTTGGGGCAGGTCGACAAGGCGTCACAGGGGCGAACTTATGTGAAACCAATCGCCTCGCGCGGCGGCATGTAATATCCTGATTCACTTAATCTGTAGCACCGAACGGGGGGCCGGTGAGACAGCCAGACAAAGCCCGCCGAGTGTCCTGGAAGGATCGATGACAGCATTATCTAAAGAGTTGCGGGAAGCGACGGCGCGACTCAGCGCGGCTGCGCGTGAGCCCCTGGCAGGATCACGCCGGGTCTACGTCACCGGCAGCCAGGCCGACATCAAGGTGCCGATGCGCGAGGTGGGGCAGGCCGATACCCCGGCGGTGTTCAATGCCAGCAGCAATCCGGCCATTACCATCTACGATACGTCGGGTCCCTATACTGACCCGGCGGCGGACATCGATCTGCAGCAGGGCCTGCCGCCAATACGCAGTTCCTGGATAGAGAGTCGCGACGACACCGAACAGCTGGGGTCTGCTTCGGCGACGTTTACCCGTGAGCGTGCCGCGAAAGAGGCTGTCGCGGCGGTGCGCTTTCCCAACCAGCCGGAACCGCGCCGGGCCCGCGGGGACAGTTGCGTTACTCAAATGCATTATGCGCGTCGCGGAATCGTTACGCCGGAAATGGAGTTTGTCGCGTTACGCGAAAATCTGCGACGCGAGGAGTTGCGTGACAGCTACCAGGCCGCGGGCCTGCTGCGGCGCCAGCCCGGCGAAGCATTCGGCGCCAGGTTGCCGGAAAGCGTCACGCCCGAGTTTGTGCGCGATGAAGTTGCAAGCGGACGTGCCATCATTCCGGCGAATATTAATCACCCCGAATCCGAGCCGATGGCCATCGGTCGCAATTTTCTTGTCAAGGTCAACGCCAATATCGGCAACTCGGCGGTAACTTCGTCTATCGCCGAAGAGGTCGAAAAAATGGTGTGGTCGATCCGCTGGGGCGCGGACACCGTAATGGATCTTTCCACCGGCAAGAACATTCATGAAACACGTGAGTGGATTCTGCGCAACTCGCCGGTGCCGATCGGAACCGTGCCGATCTACCAGGCGCTGGAAAAAGTAAACGGCCGGGCGGAGGAGCTGACCTGGGAGATCTTCCGCGACACATTAATCGAGCAGGCAGAGCAGGGTGTCGACTATTTCACCATTCACGCCGGCGTGCGGCTGGCCTATGTCCCACTTACTGCCGACCGCGTGACCGGTATCGTCTCGCGTGGTGGTTCGATCATGGCCAAGTGGTGCCTGGCGCATCACGAAGAGAGTTTTCTTTACACCCGCTTCCACGAAATCTGCGACATTATGCGCGCTTACGACGTGTCGTTCTCCCTCGGCGACGGACTGCGTCCGGGCAGTATTGCCGATGCCAACGATGAAGCGCAGTTTGCCGAGCTGAAGACCCTGGGTGAACTGACTCAGGTTGCCTGGGATCGTGATGTTCAGGTGATGATCGAAGGCCCCGGTCACGTGCCGATGCAGCTGATCAAGGAAAACATGGATAAAGAGCTGGCCGAGTGTTACGAGGCACCGTTCTACACGCTTGGTCCGCTGACAACTGACATCGCCCCCGGCTACGACCACATTACTTCGGCAATCGGCGCGGCCCAGATCGGCTGGTACGGCACCGCAATGCTGTGCTACGTCACGCCCAAGGAACACCTCGGATTGCCGGACCGCGAAGACGTACGCGAGGGAATTGTCACCTACAAGATTGCCGCCCATGCTGCCGACCTCGCCAAGGGGCATCCGCTGGCCCAGGTACGCGACAACGCGCTG contains:
- a CDS encoding TolC family outer membrane protein → MKLFRLTVLILVGLLSSPAHSADLLEVYKLALQSDPLLREADAVKLAAMEARPQARSALLPQLGFNATRTDQGSDGTSAQFGADGFFEIPINNDDDQTSLSVQLTQTLFRWDQWLSLRQADKIVAQAEVDYSSAQQSLMLRVATRYFDVLAARDGLESAQADKEAIARQLEQSETRFEVGLIAITDVQESRAAFDQAVAAEILAKRVLRTARENLRELTGAIVQDLENPDTSLPLVKPDPASEDAWVERALEQNLSLVSSRLGVQIAKDAVGVQRADHLPTLDLVVNKNEFDSDGSRLNLMAGGLDDIASDISSDSVQLQLNIPIYSGGRTSSLVRQRVFEHRAARERLERVARETERETRDAYLSVESDISTIRAFEQALASAETALQATEAGFEVGTRTTVDVLNARRDLLSARTNLERSRYDYIINLIRLKQAAGILSNADLAQVNGWLN
- a CDS encoding protein-L-isoaspartate O-methyltransferase, translating into MDIQHAREQMIEQQVRGWEVLDPRVLEVMSAVPRENFVPPGYRRLAFADIMVPLPAGQVMMKPNVEGRMLQALSVEDGDTALDIGTGSGFSSACLAALGARVTSIDIHAELLEHATTIHSELGITGVRTEVADAAELSASDKYDVIAVTGSTPVYVKRFAEALRAGGRLFVIVGEAPVMEALLITRTGPDTWLRESLFETVLPALHGFNAPARFDF
- the thiC gene encoding phosphomethylpyrimidine synthase ThiC: MTALSKELREATARLSAAAREPLAGSRRVYVTGSQADIKVPMREVGQADTPAVFNASSNPAITIYDTSGPYTDPAADIDLQQGLPPIRSSWIESRDDTEQLGSASATFTRERAAKEAVAAVRFPNQPEPRRARGDSCVTQMHYARRGIVTPEMEFVALRENLRREELRDSYQAAGLLRRQPGEAFGARLPESVTPEFVRDEVASGRAIIPANINHPESEPMAIGRNFLVKVNANIGNSAVTSSIAEEVEKMVWSIRWGADTVMDLSTGKNIHETREWILRNSPVPIGTVPIYQALEKVNGRAEELTWEIFRDTLIEQAEQGVDYFTIHAGVRLAYVPLTADRVTGIVSRGGSIMAKWCLAHHEESFLYTRFHEICDIMRAYDVSFSLGDGLRPGSIADANDEAQFAELKTLGELTQVAWDRDVQVMIEGPGHVPMQLIKENMDKELAECYEAPFYTLGPLTTDIAPGYDHITSAIGAAQIGWYGTAMLCYVTPKEHLGLPDREDVREGIVTYKIAAHAADLAKGHPLAQVRDNALSKARFEFRWEDQFNLGLDPERAREFHDETLPKQAHKVAHFCSMCGPHFCSMKITQEVRDYARDNKLHDNQQAIDEGMKEKAKEFRDKGADIYQEV
- a CDS encoding 3-deoxy-D-manno-octulosonic acid transferase, coding for MPRLAYVLLSYLLAPFVAGFLFVRGFRNPAYWERFGERFGFSSSGPGRPSIWVHAVSVGEVQAAVPLVRQLMHNYPDIPLVITTVTPTGAGRVRDIFGDSVCHLYAPYDLPGAVRRFFDRAIPQLAIIIETELWPNLYHECGQRNVPLVLASARISPLSVSKYRRFVSLFREALSHGIVIAAQSDSDAERFRTLGANPARTHVTGNIKFDFEPAGDLQSRGTALRNEHAAGRPVWVAGSTHEGEEEQVLEALQIVRQKFPDLLLMLVPRHPERFNAVATLLQERGWSVVKRSSGDRCSPTTDVFLVDTLGELTMIYAASDFAFVGGSLVPVGGHNLLEPAALGRPILIGPHTFNAEDIAEMFIDADAAMRVNDAHDLAFHLERWLGDAEIPAAYGSRGLLLLQQNRGALQRLLSLIDPLLPRRPAS